The Rhodamnia argentea isolate NSW1041297 chromosome 7, ASM2092103v1, whole genome shotgun sequence genome contains the following window.
AATTATGTTCTTCTATACTTTAagaagatttgatgggaccacaaCCAATTactctaaaaacttaagcttatagaagaaGGTGTGATTTAATATGtctatattccaacactcccccttacgcttagtccggtcttttgcctagtactaagcgtggataTATAAAttagggaggcaaatagggcCTTGAAAAGTGTGAATTCGGGATCTTCTGCTATGATataatgaaagatttgatgagaCCACAGCCAATTactttaaaagcttaagcttatagaagaaGCCGTGATTTAATATGTCTATATTCCAACGGATACCAACTGTTATGAAACAACGCGAAACTTATGGATGATATAATCGAAGTCTAACGCGAAAAGAGCAAATTACCAGAGAAACCAACAATGAATGATAAGAATACTAGAGATTTATGTGATTGTTTCGAAAGTTGGTACCTACACTCTGTGGAGAGCCAACCATCAAGAAATTCATTTCGAATTTGGAGAATACAGAGTTTACATTCGCTTAATCACTCAAGTGTTTTCGTAACCCTATTTACTCCCAAAGAAAGTGTTATTTCACAATATCTGGCAACGTACTCACTCTAAAAATTGATGAACACTAAACACTCTTGCTTTCTTGAGTGTGTAATAACCCaacagaaatatatttttcatatgtTCGTATGTGACTTTAtatctcaaattgaaaaaaaaatactcgattttctttctttttatcttcaaTCCGAGATCGGACTCCACAAAATTTTGGACTCCACTAAATTTGCTTGGAGATAAATTCCCAGTCAGAAGACATACAAAACACAAGCTAGACTTCTTCCAAGTCGTGTTTTTAAAcaggctcaaactcgagatataacTTAACAATACAAGGGAACCATACCGATGCAGTTCCTTTTACTGGCTGCATGTGGCGCTCATAACACAAGGCGGAGGAGTTTCCTAATGGCATATTGAGTTCCGGGCAAGCCTTTCTAAGCATAATCCAGTTCTCTCAAAACCAGCCAGTGTACGGAGTCTTGCAATTGCTGTCAAGTTATTCTTGTGTCGGGATGACAGCGACACTGCTGCATAGTTGAAACCCTTTGCGCAATGATCTTACGTTATCGTGTGTCTCGATCATGAAATATGACTGATGTTGCTTGTTAAATGCAGGAGAAAGCAAATGCTCCATCGACTGGCAGAAACCTCAGCTAACCATGTCAGCTCTACCGGAATATGGTTCTAATCTCCGTTGTGAATTTGGCCAACCGATGGTATTACTGTGCTAGTAGCGTTGATATTATTCTTTATCTATAATTTCATATTGCCGATGCTAAATAAGCTACTTCTGTGCATGGATTATCATTCCAGATGTCCTCGAAATATTCGAATGCAGATCAGAGTTTCGGACTATTCCCTCTTTATGGAGCTCAATGCCAGGTCCGTTCATGTTCAGTTTTCATCTATCAACTAGTTAGTAGGTTCAGTCTTCCACAACCCAATCTTTTGCTTCCTAGACAGTCAGTCCCAATCCTTTAGACGTATCATACTCAAATCGGATTTCTTTACTCGCATCCTAATGGATGCGATATCAGTACAAAGTCATGTGCATTTTTCATGGATATGCAAGTTTGGTCTTTTTTCGGTTGCATTGAGGTTCTTTGAAGTCTTATAATGGCATGGTTTGCTCTTCAACCCATCTAGGGCCGCATCATGCTTCCACTGAATTTGACAGCAGAAGACGGACCGAGGTACGTGAATGCCAAGCAGTATCAAAGGATCCTCACCCGTCTCAAGTGCCGCGCAAAGGAGAAATCAGAGAACTTTGGAAGAGCCCGCAAGGTACTACCTCCATATGGTATCTCCACTATGTTAGTAATAATACCGTCGTCACCATCTGCAATTGAGGATGAGAAATGGGAGGATTGAAACAGCAAGTCATAGCTGTAATAACTTTTCCTCTAACTCATGTCCTATGGACAACCTGCCAAATGTTATAACTGTTAGTTTTGAGTCAGGTTTATCCACAAGAACAAGATAATAGACTTGTCCCAAACATTTTGCGAGTTCTTAAGCGTGGTGATTAATACTACGTTCTGCGTTAGAGGCTTTACTTTAATTGGATTTGGTAGAAGATTACACTATGCGATGATTTGTCATTAGTCTGATATATCGTAGAATAATGACCATCTTTCTTTAACATTTCTGGATTGTGATGCGTTGTGATCAAGTATGTCGCTGCTTCTTAGGAAGATATTGTTGCACTTCAAATCATATTCACTTCTCTTTCTGTTTATTGACAGCCATACATGCACAAGTCGCGCCATCTTCATGCTATGCGCCGCCCCAGGGGATGCGGAGGTCGCTTCTTAAATACAAAAGCCCTGAAGAACGAAACAGCAGTAAGCATGAAGAAAACTGGCAGTGATGGAATATCGCCGTGCCCAAAAGGTCCTCAGAGCTCGGAAGTTCAGCAATCTGGGAGCAGAGATTCGAATGCAACGAAAGTGAGAAATACCAACAGGACCAACGTTACTGGTTTGGAGATGGCCAGCCTGTATTCCCCGCATCGCTTGCTGACCAATCACGTCCGACCATGCGCTCACCCACATCTGCGTGTGGATAATGCAGGGCACGACATAGTTATGCCCGGAAACTGGGCGCCAGCAGCCGATAGCTGCTGCAACCTCAAAGTAGTTTGAGGGCAACGGAAGTGGTTCCGGGGCTAGTTGCAGTGCCATGGCCACGTCCTAGCAGCAACCATAAGTCGAGGCTTAGTCGCAATTACTGTTTTTGCACTGAGTTTCTTGGTCTGGAACCATTTGGTTGTCTTAGGCAAATCATCCTTGGCTCATGTGCATCGAGGTAGTCTTGACCATGCTATTTAGGATGGCTTGAGGCGTTTGAGACCTTGATGCCTAATAAAAGTACAATATCAAAAAGCGACAATTTTAGGTTTCCCTTGCTGGATGTTGATGTAATAAGAGCATGTCAAACGTGCGTTTCCTGTCAAAAAGACATCAATGCTCTGCACATGGTGTTCTGGTTTCTGGCTGATTTACTTTGATTATTTGCATTAGAGCCCGGCTTTCAGGCATATCCCTTCTCTACTGAGCACAAGTCAGTGATGCAATCTCGAAAATACGATGCATTTCATGCTCGTGCAGCTGCTTGATACACTGCAGGACAATTGGATTTCCAGATTTTATGACCCAAGGAACAGGACATACGAAATAGCAAAGATTAGGCAGAAGAATTCATGTGTAAGCACCAGTTGCAACAACAGTCAGGTCTCAGCAGCCCCTGACGATGACCGTCGTTCATCGCTCAGTCAACGGCTATAGCTTCACAAGTCTACATTCTGATGAGATGGGCACTAATATATTCTCTTGGTAGGTTCAGTTGCAACCATACCTATAATTGAGACTACGGGCGCATGACGGTCAAGAGGTGTGATCTTCTTCTGGCTGATGGAATAGGAGGGTAATCTAACATCGGCACTGTGGGCGAGACTACCGAATAAACCTAACGAAGATCGAGAATTATCTATCTACATCACGTGCAAACCCAATGAAGAACAAACCTAATGGAAAGAGAAGTGAAAAATAGGTGGAGTTGGAAGGAAACATCCTTCAAAGAGCAGTAGAGCCGGTTGGCCTTTCGGATAATATCCATGAAACTACGAATCTCCTTACGCCTTCTGCAATTTCGAAAATGCAAAGGATGTAgctcaaataaaaattggcgTCAAGTTCCTCCCAAATCACTCAAACATTTGCCATTAACTGAATGAAAATCAGAGTGTAGTTCAACGAAAAGATGAGCTAACCCACATCCAATATCATACAACTGAAGgcgaaaaaaataaagcaatcaATTTAAACAGGGAAGCCTTGAGTGTCAAAAATACAATGCCGTAGAACAATATGTATATCACTAAATCAACCAAAAACCCAAGGAACCTCAAGCTGGAGGTGGAGGCGATAGCGCTGGTGCTGGTTGgctgctgctgccgctgctATTTTTTTGCCATGGCTTCACGGTAAACAGCACCACAAACAAAACTATCACTAGCAAAATTATGATGGCATAACATGTCCATTTCCGCGTGTTCTTCTGATACTTCCTAGCGGTCTGCAAGCGCTCGGTCCCGCCTCGCACGAATGAGTTGGCTCTCCCCACCTGGCTCTCGATGTCGTCCAGCTGCTCGCCCTGAGACTGCACCAGCACGGCCATGTCCAAGAACACCTGGTGCAGCTCCTTAAGATTCTTCTCCATGTCCTTGACGGCATCATGCCTCTCCTGGATTTCCTGTATCGTGTCCAAGACACTCCCTCTGCCCTGTTCCTGAATGGCCTTCTGCAAGAAGGTCTCGCTCTCGCCTGCGTAAGAATCAGAGATGCGTAAGAATTACAATGATGAAGCTCAAATACTGTCCTGCATTACAAAGGAAACGGAGATAGTGAATAACAGAGTAGCTCCTCTGCCTTGATTTTCATGATTCTTCACTGCAGAAATTATTCTAAGTCCCTACATTGTGTGAGTTCTAAAGTGCACAAAGAGCCGTGGTTGATCCTCAAAACAGAACAGAATGACATTGTTCCACAAGCAACTTACAAACAGCAATCAAAATGCTAGATATACCCAATTCCAGTTCCCGATTCGACGGCTTCCAATTTAGCAACACCACCAATCTCATGCCAAAACTCAATTTCGGAAATGGTTAATTTGTCCCCAATTTCGTATACATTCTCAAATCTGCACTGCGTTTGGCTTTTCTTGAACAGCACGTGTATGCTCGAGGCAAGCTCAAACATGGAAGCGCGATCCTTTCGCGATATTGGCATACCTAGTGTCGTAGTATATTGTAAAATTTACCTGTTGAGATCAACAGATCGAGCGTCCTATCATCAGGGTTCTCGCCGGTGACGGTGAAGTACCTCCGCTGGACGGTCTCCCTGTACTCCGACGAGATCTGCTGCCTCAGGACGTTGAAGCTCTCCATCGAGTCCTGCAGCTTCTTCCTCAGCCCGTTGACCAGGGAGGTCCGGGTCCGGTCCGACGAGGATCCCGGCCCGCAGCCTGGGAGGCTCCGGTTGGCGGCGTTGGACCGGTCGAGGGCCTCGAGGCGGACCTTGACGACCTTGGCCTTCTTGAGGGCGGCCGTGACGTCGGCGTCCATGCGCGACCTGAGATCCTTCACGGCCCTCGCGTTGTGCAGCGTCTTGCTCTGCTCGTGCGACGACTGGAGCCTCTGGCGGAGCGACTCCAGCTCCTTCAGCTCCTCCTTGATGGACTCCACGTCCTCGAAGAACTTGTCCAGGTTGACCCCGCCGGAAGCCGCGGCCGCCGTCGTCGCCTCCGCAGCAGCCATCTCGACGTCGTAGCGGCGGTCGGAGGCGGCCCTGGGCGGCGACCGGTCGCCGCGGAAGCGGGAGAAGGAGCCGGAGAAGAGGTCGTTCATGGCTGGCGGGTGGTGCGGCGTTCCGGGTCGCTCTCGACGGGCAACGAATTGGGATTTCGCGCGTTGATTGACGGAACGAATTGACAAGCGAAGGTTCGTCGTGTTCCTGTGAAAACTCTTGGATGTTATAAGCGTGGGTGTtgcaagatctctctctctcgagagaAGATATACGACGAGAAGTCAATGAGAAGTGGGGTGGGGACAGGTGGCGAGGAGCTTTCTTGGCGGAGTAAAATTTTTCCGGGGAAAAGGGAGAGGGGAAGGGAAGATTCCGGGAAAAGGCGAGGGCGGCGAGAATCCGAGTGGGAAAGCGCGTGGGGGCTGGGGGTGATGCGCGGGGGCCTTGTCAATGTCAACCGTTTAGTGAAGtgaagacgacgaagaagagACCTGGTCTGATCCGGGGTTTCGGACTTATCTCCGATACTTCTTCTGAATGTCCTTATGCACGTGCGAAGGCTCACGTGGAATGCCCTCGTCTCACTTTGGATGCTATTACACGAAAACACTTGCAAAATGGTATGGAAATAATCGAAATTCATATATATCCACACTTTGATATTAAAAAGAAGGTCGGGGTCGATCTCGAGACGTGGCGGATCAAAATCTCGGAACACGACATTCAAATCACGACTCACGGTTAGATCTGATTACGAGGTGGAACGGAACCACTCGTGCCTCAAGGGCCGGAGACTATTTTAGACGAGGCCCGAATAAGGGTCTCTAGTTACGAGGACTCACGTGAATGGGTTTGAGCCACGCCTAGCCCGCAAAACCCACCAGCTGTACAAAAATAACGAGTTAGACTCAAGTTAAGGGTCAATCCAAAATGACCTCCCGTAGATTAtgagtga
Protein-coding sequences here:
- the LOC115741830 gene encoding nuclear transcription factor Y subunit A-10-like; amino-acid sequence: MTFKEHEMIRNNSNTQWPSLAFAPWLVLYGSQTPQSESFGRLSSSSVEQHASEEFLPPFKKASQAVEESTDRPDTAQFAIFTGESKCSIDWQKPQLTMSALPEYGSNLRCEFGQPMMSSKYSNADQSFGLFPLYGAQCQGRIMLPLNLTAEDGPRYVNAKQYQRILTRLKCRAKEKSENFGRARKPYMHKSRHLHAMRRPRGCGGRFLNTKALKNETAVSMKKTGSDGISPCPKGPQSSEVQQSGSRDSNATKVRNTNRTNVTGLEMASLYSPHRLLTNHVRPCAHPHLRVDNAGHDIVMPGNWAPAADSCCNLKVV
- the LOC115741829 gene encoding syntaxin-121-like, whose translation is MNDLFSGSFSRFRGDRSPPRAASDRRYDVEMAAAEATTAAAASGGVNLDKFFEDVESIKEELKELESLRQRLQSSHEQSKTLHNARAVKDLRSRMDADVTAALKKAKVVKVRLEALDRSNAANRSLPGCGPGSSSDRTRTSLVNGLRKKLQDSMESFNVLRQQISSEYRETVQRRYFTVTGENPDDRTLDLLISTGESETFLQKAIQEQGRGSVLDTIQEIQERHDAVKDMEKNLKELHQVFLDMAVLVQSQGEQLDDIESQVGRANSFVRGGTERLQTARKYQKNTRKWTCYAIIILLVIVLFVVLFTVKPWQKNSSGSSSQPAPALSPPPPA